From Papaver somniferum cultivar HN1 unplaced genomic scaffold, ASM357369v1 unplaced-scaffold_99, whole genome shotgun sequence, the proteins below share one genomic window:
- the LOC113346469 gene encoding uncharacterized protein LOC113346469, with protein MEWARKAVGVVESASSNNKVINVFLVGVFGALCYRSVNQQKLIEALEVEKSALLQTNKSLKKSMWDWKQSLFADASDDESSPLSLSKLKIIYGEAPISQQGIAAVAVNNEDSKKTSETRIMI; from the exons ATGGAGTGGGCAAGAAAAGCAGTAGGTGTTGTAGAGAGTGCAAGCAGCAACAATAAGGTGATCAATGTATTCTTAGTTGGTGTTTTTGGTGCCTTATGTTATCGATCAGTTAACCAACAAAAACTTATCGAAGCTCTTGAAGTTGAGAAGAGTGCTCTCCTCCAAACTAACAAATCACTCAAGAAATCAATGTGGGATTGGAAACAATCGTTATTTGCTGATGCTTCTGATGATGAATCTTcaccactttctttgtctaaactCAAAATCATTTATGGAGAAGCCCCAATTAGCCAACAAG GTATAGCTGCAGTTGCTGTGAACAACGAAGATTCCAAAAAAACATCTGAAACAAGGATTATGATATGA